A single genomic interval of Halomonas sp. GT harbors:
- a CDS encoding glutaredoxin family protein, with protein sequence MIQLSIYTTLGCHLCAQLEALVVTLANQEVSLHHIEISDDDTLAERYGVRIPVLIDGNGEELDRGFDLDRLSAWLQARGWLDEAALATLTTPPENAPPIGVHQRNGRRYLG encoded by the coding sequence ATGATTCAGCTGTCGATTTATACAACGTTAGGCTGCCACTTGTGCGCTCAGTTAGAAGCGCTGGTGGTAACGTTGGCGAACCAAGAGGTATCGCTGCATCACATTGAAATCAGCGACGACGATACATTAGCGGAGCGTTATGGTGTGCGCATTCCGGTGTTGATAGATGGTAATGGAGAAGAGCTGGATCGAGGCTTTGATCTTGATAGGCTGAGCGCTTGGCTACAAGCGCGCGGCTGGTTAGATGAGGCTGCGCTTGCGACACTTACCACACCGCCCGAAAATGCGCCGCCAATTGGCGTGCATCAGCGCAATGGACGGCGCTATTTGGGTTGA
- a CDS encoding WGR domain-containing protein, with product MIVRWETDHDYVLVHIHQDMFGDWIFSRAWGQIGTQFGGLKHQLADTLEQAQMWMEDEATIQTSRGFRKVLEAADHTPEGQEAMRQLSLLDAL from the coding sequence GTGATCGTACGCTGGGAAACCGACCATGACTATGTGTTGGTACACATTCACCAGGATATGTTTGGCGACTGGATTTTCAGCCGCGCCTGGGGGCAAATCGGCACCCAGTTTGGCGGGCTAAAGCATCAGTTGGCAGACACCCTGGAGCAAGCGCAAATGTGGATGGAAGATGAGGCCACCATCCAGACCTCGCGAGGGTTTCGCAAGGTACTGGAAGCAGCCGATCATACGCCCGAAGGACAGGAAGCCATGCGGCAGTTGTCGCTACTTGATGCACTTTAG